A genomic window from Algoriphagus sp. Y33 includes:
- a CDS encoding TonB-dependent receptor has protein sequence MCKPIYQKSRALPPWNLFHGFLLTLVLLIFATGSILAQGRNVRGVIKSSTGETMPGVNVLIKGTTTGTASDIEGNFSLSVPSDESILVFSFIGYSSKEVRVGNSSELSVVLEEDLSSLSEVVVVGYGTQERAKVTGAISSVGSDEIRALPVPSLASALQGRAAGVNVTNSGSPGTNPIVRIRGIGTVGNNDPLYVIDGMPAGGLNEINPADIESIEVLKDASTAAIYGSRGANGVILVTTKKGKKGKPLVTMDAYYGSQQAWKTLDILNRDQYIAFGRELLANAGDEAPARFDNLGEFANNDIDYQDEMFRTSPIQDYNLGISGGTDNVLYNFSLGYFAQEGIMRGTDFERVSMRSNTEYKVNNRVKIGQTLTIAYSNRNIEPFSGGRSQLEHIVKAVPYIPVRDASRLGGFRASDRVDGSDPENPVLNAELRENNSQEYKILGSAYVSVNILKGLDYKFLVGLDVGMGDNLQYSPSFNAGDFSVSPFATISKTKTNFVSPLFSNQLTYEKDFGKHHIDLLGVIERQTSISTSLNGQGQNSLTNDVRELQGVENQTTTSSRTEYSLISYVGRVNYDYAQKYLVSASIRRDGGSRFGPDNKWGTFPSVSLGWRISEEGFMKSLTAVSDLKLRASYGETGNDRIGDYAYQATINSNLFYNFDDNLLTGSTITALANAELKWETTIMKNLGLDLGLFNDQFNLSLEIYENTTEGMLLGVPIPPSLGYDGAPVANVGTVKNSGFEITAGYDLRKGDFQMGINGNMGFVTNELTSLGTGSTIFGPDFQGDAMTLTEEGQPIAYFYGWEVDGIFQNNEEAQSAPRQNLPDDLSDYDPTIHTAAGDIRFRDINGDGIIDANDRVNLGHYLPDFTYGLNVNASYKGFDFTMFWQGVSGNEIFNNLRYHTEGMTRLFGASDVVLDRWTPSNTNTDVPRAISGDPNRNARASSRFVEDGSYLRLKNISLGYSIPNTVLETWSKGTISKLRVYVSAQNLLTFTGYSGYDPEIGVRTGINSSLGSGIDYGQFPAARTIMGGIQLAF, from the coding sequence ATGTGTAAACCGATTTACCAAAAATCCCGGGCATTACCTCCATGGAACCTTTTTCATGGCTTTTTGCTCACACTTGTCCTGTTGATTTTCGCAACAGGAAGTATTCTCGCCCAAGGAAGAAATGTCAGGGGCGTGATCAAATCATCCACCGGCGAAACCATGCCTGGTGTGAATGTACTGATTAAGGGCACCACCACCGGTACAGCCTCAGATATTGAGGGCAACTTTAGCTTATCTGTCCCCTCGGACGAATCCATCCTAGTATTCTCGTTTATTGGCTACAGCTCCAAAGAGGTGCGTGTAGGAAATTCCAGCGAATTGAGTGTAGTGCTGGAAGAGGATCTTTCTTCCCTTTCGGAAGTAGTAGTAGTCGGCTACGGCACCCAAGAACGAGCCAAAGTAACCGGAGCCATTTCCTCTGTAGGCTCTGACGAAATTCGGGCTTTGCCTGTTCCAAGTTTGGCATCGGCCCTTCAAGGCCGTGCTGCCGGAGTGAACGTCACCAACTCTGGCTCGCCAGGCACCAATCCTATCGTTAGGATTCGGGGTATAGGTACTGTCGGAAACAATGATCCTTTGTATGTTATTGACGGGATGCCAGCAGGAGGATTAAATGAAATCAACCCTGCAGACATAGAGTCCATAGAGGTTCTCAAGGATGCCTCCACAGCTGCCATCTATGGCTCTAGGGGAGCAAACGGTGTGATCTTGGTGACAACCAAAAAAGGTAAAAAAGGAAAGCCGCTAGTGACCATGGATGCCTATTATGGATCTCAGCAAGCCTGGAAAACCCTTGACATTCTTAATAGAGATCAATACATAGCATTCGGTAGAGAGTTATTGGCCAATGCAGGTGATGAAGCTCCAGCACGGTTTGACAATCTGGGAGAATTTGCCAATAATGATATTGACTACCAGGATGAGATGTTCCGTACCTCCCCTATCCAGGACTACAACCTAGGAATATCAGGTGGTACTGACAATGTCCTCTACAATTTCTCTCTGGGCTATTTCGCCCAGGAAGGTATCATGAGAGGGACAGATTTCGAGCGGGTATCTATGCGCTCGAATACTGAATACAAAGTCAACAACAGAGTGAAAATAGGTCAGACACTGACTATTGCCTATTCCAATAGAAATATTGAGCCTTTTTCCGGGGGCAGGAGTCAATTGGAGCATATAGTAAAAGCCGTCCCTTACATTCCTGTCCGGGATGCTTCAAGGCTGGGTGGGTTCAGAGCTTCCGATAGAGTGGATGGTTCTGATCCAGAGAACCCGGTACTTAATGCCGAACTGAGGGAAAACAACAGTCAGGAATACAAAATCTTAGGCTCGGCTTATGTCAGCGTAAATATCCTAAAAGGACTAGACTATAAATTTCTGGTAGGTTTGGATGTGGGAATGGGGGATAATCTCCAATACAGCCCTAGTTTCAATGCAGGAGACTTTAGTGTTTCCCCTTTTGCTACAATCTCCAAGACTAAAACAAATTTTGTATCTCCACTTTTCAGCAATCAGCTGACCTATGAGAAAGATTTTGGCAAACACCACATTGATCTATTGGGAGTAATTGAGAGACAAACTTCCATATCTACTAGCTTAAATGGACAAGGACAAAACTCGCTGACCAATGATGTAAGAGAACTTCAAGGAGTAGAAAACCAGACGACCACAAGTTCCCGTACAGAATACTCGCTGATATCCTATGTAGGACGGGTTAATTATGACTATGCGCAGAAATACCTGGTAAGTGCAAGTATCAGGAGAGATGGTGGCTCAAGGTTTGGCCCTGACAATAAGTGGGGTACTTTCCCCTCCGTATCCTTAGGCTGGAGAATTAGCGAAGAGGGATTTATGAAAAGCCTGACGGCTGTGAGTGATTTGAAGTTACGGGCAAGTTACGGGGAGACCGGAAATGACAGAATAGGAGACTATGCCTATCAGGCCACCATCAACTCCAATTTGTTTTACAATTTTGACGACAATCTACTTACCGGTAGTACTATTACAGCCCTTGCCAACGCAGAATTGAAATGGGAAACCACGATCATGAAAAATCTGGGTTTAGATTTAGGTTTATTCAATGACCAGTTCAATCTGTCCTTAGAAATTTATGAGAATACCACAGAAGGCATGCTTCTCGGAGTACCTATTCCGCCTTCCTTAGGATATGATGGAGCACCGGTAGCCAATGTAGGAACTGTAAAGAATTCCGGTTTTGAAATAACAGCCGGATACGATCTACGTAAAGGCGATTTTCAAATGGGGATCAACGGTAATATGGGATTTGTAACCAATGAATTGACTTCTCTAGGGACAGGGAGCACTATATTTGGACCAGATTTCCAAGGAGATGCCATGACTCTTACCGAAGAAGGTCAGCCTATTGCATATTTCTATGGATGGGAAGTGGACGGCATATTTCAGAATAATGAAGAGGCTCAATCCGCCCCAAGGCAAAACCTACCGGACGATCTAAGTGACTATGACCCTACTATACATACAGCCGCAGGTGATATCCGATTTAGAGATATTAATGGCGATGGGATCATCGATGCTAACGATAGAGTAAACTTAGGCCACTATCTGCCTGACTTTACCTATGGTTTAAATGTTAATGCCTCCTACAAAGGATTTGACTTTACTATGTTCTGGCAAGGTGTATCAGGTAATGAAATATTCAACAATCTTCGTTACCATACCGAAGGTATGACTCGTCTGTTTGGCGCGAGTGATGTGGTTCTTGACCGCTGGACGCCTAGCAATACCAACACTGACGTACCGCGTGCAATTTCAGGTGACCCTAATAGAAACGCCAGGGCAAGTTCCAGATTCGTAGAAGATGGCTCTTATCTCCGTTTGAAAAACATCTCCTTGGGCTATAGTATCCCTAACACTGTTTTAGAGACTTGGAGCAAAGGGACTATTTCCAAACTTAGGGTATATGTATCTGCCCAAAACCTGCTGACATTCACAGGGTATTCCGGATATGATCCGGAAATAGGAGTAAGAACAGGCATCAATTCATCCCTTGGTTCCGGGATTGATTATGGGCAGTTTCCGGCAGCACGTACAATCATGGGAGGAATTCAACTTGCATTTTAA
- a CDS encoding DUF6702 family protein has protein sequence MQHFYISMISLGWLVAMHPFHLSLTEIKWNARTEQLEISQKIFWDDLEIALSGYHDEHIDFLNPANKDKLNKQIESYLLAQNLIWIEDKAITLNFIGYEVEEDAGWFYLESERIKEPASVKVKNSLLIEYFPDQKNVVQFFFKANSPKSIVLGKNQETGTLNK, from the coding sequence ATGCAACACTTTTACATATCCATGATCAGCTTGGGATGGCTGGTAGCCATGCACCCTTTTCACCTCAGTTTGACAGAGATAAAATGGAATGCCCGTACGGAGCAGCTGGAGATTTCCCAGAAAATATTCTGGGATGATCTGGAAATTGCCTTGAGCGGCTATCATGATGAACACATTGATTTTCTGAATCCTGCCAACAAGGATAAGCTCAACAAACAAATTGAGTCTTACCTGCTAGCACAGAATCTGATTTGGATAGAGGACAAAGCGATCACTCTAAATTTTATAGGATATGAAGTAGAAGAAGATGCAGGATGGTTCTACCTAGAATCGGAAAGAATAAAAGAACCTGCTTCTGTCAAAGTCAAAAACTCGCTGCTGATTGAATACTTCCCTGATCAAAAGAATGTAGTCCAATTTTTTTTTAAAGCAAATTCTCCCAAAAGCATAGTTCTTGGGAAGAATCAGGAAACGGGAACTTTAAATAAATAA
- a CDS encoding HupE/UreJ family protein produces MNSFQLYFRLGLQHILDIHGYDHILFVLALCAVFIPRDWRKVVILVTAFTIGHSITLALATFRLINVNSDLIEFLIPVTIAITAFITILRPKPSSGKGISLNYIFALFFGLIHGLGFSTYLRSLLGKEASIWQPLLAFNLGLELGQLIIVAAFLLITSILVGIIGVSRKEWTLIVASMVFGIALMLMLETKFW; encoded by the coding sequence ATGAATTCATTTCAATTATATTTTCGTCTTGGTCTTCAGCATATCTTGGATATCCATGGCTACGACCACATTCTATTTGTGCTGGCTCTCTGCGCTGTCTTTATTCCCAGAGACTGGCGCAAAGTTGTGATTTTAGTGACCGCTTTTACCATTGGACATTCTATTACCTTGGCTCTGGCTACCTTCAGGTTGATCAATGTGAACTCCGATCTGATCGAGTTTCTGATACCGGTTACAATAGCGATCACCGCGTTCATCACAATTCTCCGACCAAAACCTTCCTCCGGCAAAGGGATTTCCCTAAATTATATCTTCGCTTTGTTCTTTGGACTTATTCACGGGCTGGGATTTTCTACCTATCTCCGAAGTCTTCTGGGAAAAGAAGCGAGTATTTGGCAGCCACTGCTTGCATTCAACCTGGGATTGGAATTGGGCCAACTGATTATAGTCGCAGCATTTCTACTTATCACCTCCATTTTAGTTGGAATTATAGGAGTTAGTAGAAAGGAGTGGACATTGATAGTTGCGTCCATGGTTTTTGGCATTGCATTGATGTTGATGTTGGAAACAAAATTTTGGTAA
- a CDS encoding M1 family metallopeptidase — protein sequence MRKLIALTALAITGIFPAFAQHSEQNHAERFEQLGTMLRSPNVYRTASGAPGHMYWQQQANYVINVELDDANQSVKGSEKVTYINNSPDQLTYLWVQLEENQRGLDSDSPKAAESSIHPKMTLRNLEGLIWANEDFGYKVLEVKDAKGNPLPVTVNKTMMRIDLPTPLKAGGSFTFGVEWTFNITNRVGYIGGRPGYEYFESDGNYLYTMAEWFPRMAVYSDFEGWQNKQFMGSGEFALVFGNYEVNITVPSDHMVGATGVLQNASQVLSSTELDRWNKAKKTYDAPVVIRTQDEAIELEKGKATSKKTWKFKAENVRDFAWTSSRKFIWDAMAVKQGGKDVMAMSYYAKEANPLYGQYSTRVVAHTIKSYSSHTFDYPYPTAISVEAANGMEYPMICFNYGRPDPDGTYSEAVKNGMIGVIIHEVGHNFFPMIVNSDERQWTWMDEGLNTFMQFMAEQEWDRNFPSRRGPAHKIVPYMRSAKNTLEPIMTNSENIIQFGPNAYAKPATALNILRETVMGRELFDYAFKEYARRWMFKHPTPEDLFRTMEDASAVDLDWFWRGWFYGTEPVDIAIENVALYKMDNRTPAEKKAGMKAEADREEDYVSKEFNRTDVKETVIETDPETHDFYTSYNPFTVTPEDEESYKRFMASLSPKEKELMESDLNFYEITFRNVGGLVMPIIVEFQYADGTSEIDRIPVEIWRKNETEVTKVFVKEKEVTQIILDPKRETADIDESSNYWPRQYQPSRFELFKGSGAARGASTGSNPMKEAKRNQ from the coding sequence ATGAGAAAACTAATTGCACTTACTGCACTGGCAATCACGGGGATTTTCCCTGCTTTTGCGCAGCATTCGGAGCAGAATCACGCAGAGCGTTTTGAACAGCTCGGCACCATGCTTCGCTCTCCCAATGTTTACCGGACTGCATCCGGTGCGCCGGGTCATATGTATTGGCAGCAGCAGGCCAACTATGTGATCAACGTGGAACTGGATGATGCCAATCAATCCGTCAAAGGATCGGAAAAAGTAACTTATATCAATAATTCTCCCGATCAGCTGACCTACCTATGGGTGCAGCTGGAAGAAAATCAACGAGGACTGGATTCTGATTCTCCAAAAGCAGCTGAAAGCTCCATCCATCCTAAGATGACCCTTCGGAATCTTGAAGGACTTATCTGGGCAAATGAGGATTTTGGATACAAAGTATTGGAAGTAAAGGATGCCAAAGGGAATCCTCTTCCCGTGACAGTGAACAAAACCATGATGCGGATTGATCTGCCTACTCCCCTGAAAGCGGGTGGAAGCTTCACCTTCGGGGTAGAATGGACATTTAACATCACGAATAGAGTAGGGTACATTGGCGGACGCCCGGGGTATGAGTATTTCGAAAGTGACGGCAACTATTTATATACGATGGCTGAGTGGTTTCCAAGAATGGCTGTCTATTCTGATTTTGAAGGATGGCAAAACAAGCAATTCATGGGTTCTGGGGAGTTTGCACTGGTTTTTGGAAATTACGAAGTGAATATCACTGTGCCGTCTGACCATATGGTCGGAGCTACAGGCGTATTGCAAAATGCAAGTCAGGTGTTGTCGTCTACCGAACTGGATAGATGGAACAAAGCCAAGAAAACTTACGATGCACCCGTAGTCATACGTACACAGGATGAAGCTATTGAGCTGGAAAAAGGGAAAGCTACATCGAAAAAAACGTGGAAGTTTAAGGCAGAGAATGTCCGTGATTTTGCATGGACTTCTTCCCGTAAATTTATCTGGGATGCAATGGCCGTGAAGCAGGGAGGAAAAGATGTGATGGCGATGTCTTATTATGCCAAGGAAGCCAATCCGCTATACGGCCAATACTCTACCCGTGTAGTCGCCCATACGATCAAATCCTATTCATCCCATACCTTTGATTATCCTTATCCAACGGCGATCTCTGTAGAAGCCGCCAATGGTATGGAGTATCCGATGATCTGCTTTAACTACGGACGTCCTGATCCGGATGGAACGTATTCTGAGGCTGTCAAAAACGGAATGATCGGTGTGATTATTCACGAAGTGGGACACAACTTTTTTCCTATGATCGTAAACTCTGACGAACGCCAGTGGACTTGGATGGATGAGGGGCTGAATACGTTTATGCAGTTTATGGCCGAGCAAGAATGGGACCGTAATTTCCCTTCCCGACGCGGGCCGGCACATAAGATCGTCCCTTATATGAGAAGTGCCAAGAACACCCTTGAGCCTATCATGACCAACTCTGAGAACATCATACAGTTTGGTCCAAATGCGTATGCCAAACCGGCCACAGCCTTGAATATCCTCCGGGAGACGGTAATGGGACGTGAGCTGTTTGACTATGCCTTCAAAGAGTACGCCCGCAGATGGATGTTTAAGCATCCGACTCCTGAGGATTTATTCCGTACGATGGAAGACGCTTCTGCCGTGGATTTGGATTGGTTTTGGAGAGGATGGTTTTATGGCACAGAGCCGGTGGATATCGCAATTGAAAATGTAGCACTCTATAAGATGGATAACCGTACTCCTGCAGAGAAGAAAGCCGGGATGAAGGCTGAAGCTGACCGGGAGGAGGATTATGTTTCTAAAGAGTTCAATAGAACTGACGTGAAAGAAACGGTAATCGAGACAGATCCTGAAACACACGATTTCTACACTTCTTATAATCCTTTCACGGTAACTCCGGAAGATGAGGAAAGCTATAAGCGATTTATGGCCAGTCTATCTCCGAAAGAAAAAGAACTGATGGAAAGTGATTTGAATTTCTATGAGATTACCTTCAGAAATGTAGGTGGATTGGTAATGCCGATTATTGTCGAATTCCAGTATGCAGACGGTACTTCAGAGATAGACAGAATCCCTGTGGAAATCTGGAGAAAAAATGAAACTGAAGTTACCAAGGTGTTTGTAAAAGAGAAGGAAGTCACTCAAATTATCCTTGATCCTAAACGTGAAACTGCCGATATTGATGAGTCCAGTAATTATTGGCCAAGACAATATCAGCCAAGCCGGTTTGAATTGTTTAAAGGATCGGGTGCCGCAAGGGGAGCATCTACAGGAAGTAATCCAATGAAAGAAGCAAAAAGGAACCAATAG
- a CDS encoding NIPSNAP family protein, whose product MKVKNLISLGAIALCFLMSLNLQAQKRDFYELRTYHIESAEQEAMLDDYLANAFIPAVHKHGIAKVGVFKPIASQPNAGKEVYLFVPFKSLDEYVALEGKLAKDQAYQTAGSAYINAAHDKPPYKRIETSLLQAMTGQPKFTESELTNAKKDRVYEMRSYEAATERLYKQKVKMFNEGEMDIFSKLNCSPIFYAETIAGANMPNLVYMTTHENMDIRNEHWKQFGADPDWAGMKDLPEYANTVSRNDTKLLYPAEYSDL is encoded by the coding sequence ATGAAAGTAAAAAACCTGATTTCCCTTGGTGCCATAGCCTTGTGTTTTTTAATGAGTTTAAATCTCCAGGCTCAAAAAAGAGATTTTTACGAACTGAGAACTTATCATATAGAGAGTGCTGAACAGGAAGCTATGCTGGATGATTATCTTGCGAACGCATTTATTCCGGCAGTCCATAAGCATGGTATTGCCAAAGTTGGCGTGTTCAAACCGATAGCTTCCCAGCCAAATGCCGGAAAGGAAGTTTATCTCTTTGTGCCTTTTAAGTCGCTGGATGAATATGTAGCCTTAGAAGGAAAATTGGCAAAAGACCAGGCCTACCAGACTGCCGGTAGCGCATATATCAATGCAGCACATGATAAGCCTCCTTATAAAAGAATAGAAACTTCCCTGCTTCAGGCAATGACAGGTCAGCCTAAATTTACAGAGTCGGAACTGACAAATGCAAAGAAGGACAGGGTCTATGAAATGAGAAGCTATGAAGCAGCGACTGAGCGACTGTATAAGCAAAAAGTGAAGATGTTCAACGAGGGAGAAATGGATATTTTCAGCAAATTAAATTGCAGCCCAATCTTCTATGCCGAGACAATTGCCGGAGCAAATATGCCTAATCTGGTGTATATGACTACCCATGAAAATATGGATATCAGAAATGAACACTGGAAGCAATTCGGTGCGGATCCGGACTGGGCAGGAATGAAAGACCTTCCGGAATATGCCAATACAGTATCACGAAACGATACAAAATTGCTCTACCCGGCAGAATATTCAGATTTGTAG
- a CDS encoding amidohydrolase, whose amino-acid sequence MSISKLKKLRQTLHQNPEIAGEEDATAEKILAFFTELQPDQIVEKLGGNGLAFIFKGKKPGTRSLFRAELDALPIQETGDAVYKSKTDGKAHLCGHDGHMAIICGLGEKLASERPMKGEVILLFQPAEETGEGARWILDDPKFPEIKPDHAFALHNLPGFPLHQVVIRKGTFAAGSTGLTISLTGKTSHAAHPDDGINPAKAIAQLLQTLPKLPENLETFALVTVIHAEIGSLAFGTSAGKGSLSLTIRAFDQTDLERLIDMIMHETQTVAAKEKLGCEFNFLEQFAVSENDPKAAELAENVMKDLGLDILEKKEPFRWSEDFGLFSQSCPSYLFGLGAGENSPQLHEPGYDFPDELIATGVKIFEGIVREVNG is encoded by the coding sequence ATGTCTATTTCAAAACTTAAGAAACTCCGTCAGACTTTACATCAAAATCCAGAAATAGCAGGGGAAGAAGATGCCACGGCGGAGAAGATTTTAGCATTTTTCACCGAACTCCAACCGGATCAGATTGTAGAAAAGTTAGGCGGAAACGGGCTTGCATTTATTTTCAAGGGAAAAAAACCGGGAACAAGAAGCCTGTTTCGTGCTGAACTGGATGCGCTTCCCATTCAAGAAACAGGGGATGCCGTCTATAAAAGCAAAACAGACGGCAAAGCACATCTCTGTGGCCATGATGGACATATGGCAATCATCTGCGGATTAGGAGAAAAATTAGCCTCAGAAAGACCGATGAAGGGGGAAGTGATTTTACTTTTTCAACCCGCTGAGGAAACGGGAGAAGGGGCAAGATGGATTTTGGATGATCCGAAATTCCCGGAAATCAAACCCGATCACGCCTTTGCACTCCATAACCTTCCCGGCTTCCCTCTCCATCAGGTGGTGATCAGAAAAGGCACATTTGCGGCAGGAAGTACAGGATTGACGATTTCACTGACAGGAAAAACTTCCCATGCGGCTCACCCCGATGATGGAATTAATCCGGCAAAGGCAATAGCACAGCTTCTTCAGACGCTTCCAAAGCTGCCTGAAAACCTCGAAACGTTTGCTCTGGTCACCGTTATTCATGCTGAAATCGGCAGTTTGGCTTTTGGAACCAGTGCCGGAAAAGGGTCATTGAGCTTAACCATTCGCGCCTTTGACCAAACAGATCTTGAGAGATTGATCGATATGATCATGCATGAAACGCAAACAGTGGCTGCAAAAGAGAAGCTTGGGTGTGAATTTAACTTCCTGGAGCAATTCGCCGTATCCGAAAACGATCCAAAGGCAGCAGAACTAGCAGAGAACGTAATGAAGGATTTAGGACTGGATATATTAGAGAAAAAAGAGCCCTTCCGCTGGTCTGAGGATTTTGGCCTGTTTAGCCAAAGCTGCCCCTCCTATCTTTTCGGATTAGGGGCAGGTGAAAACAGCCCCCAGCTTCATGAACCCGGTTATGATTTCCCCGATGAGCTGATCGCCACCGGTGTGAAAATTTTTGAGGGGATTGTTAGAGAAGTGAATGGATGA
- a CDS encoding pseudouridine synthase, which yields MARYFIIYKPFGVLCQFSGEGQTLASLFDFPKEVYPVGRLDKDSEGLLIITDDKSLNHHLLNPRFGHQRTYYAQVEGTPEQASLKELMQGVVINVEGRDYKTKPAIAKALDPVPSLPDRDPPIRYRASIPDTWISLTLIEGKNRQVRKMTAAIGYPTLRLVRWSMEKLTIEGFKVGEVQEIDEAAIYHKLGLTGFKKTNGTRRSGR from the coding sequence TTGGCTAGATACTTTATTATTTATAAACCCTTTGGGGTTTTATGTCAATTTTCCGGAGAGGGGCAGACGCTTGCCTCTCTCTTTGATTTTCCGAAGGAGGTATATCCTGTCGGTAGATTGGACAAGGACTCTGAAGGACTCCTGATTATTACTGACGACAAATCATTAAATCACCATCTTCTGAATCCCCGCTTTGGCCATCAACGTACCTACTATGCGCAGGTGGAGGGAACTCCAGAACAGGCCTCTTTGAAGGAACTGATGCAGGGTGTAGTCATTAATGTGGAAGGGAGGGACTACAAGACCAAGCCGGCCATAGCCAAAGCTTTGGATCCGGTTCCATCGCTTCCCGATCGGGATCCTCCGATTCGCTACCGGGCTTCAATTCCTGATACGTGGATTTCCCTGACGTTGATAGAGGGTAAAAACCGTCAAGTACGCAAGATGACTGCGGCGATAGGATATCCCACACTAAGACTTGTGCGTTGGTCAATGGAGAAATTGACGATAGAAGGGTTTAAAGTGGGCGAAGTGCAGGAGATCGATGAAGCAGCGATTTACCATAAGCTGGGGTTGACGGGATTTAAGAAGACGAATGGTACGAGGAGATCCGGAAGGTGA
- a CDS encoding MoxR family ATPase, whose product MHQEKIADVIQEVKKIVVGQERMVNRLLIGLFTNGHILLEGVPGLAKTLTVNTLAKVLHLDFNRIQFTPDLLPADLIGTMIYNQQAANFEVKKGPIFSNVILADEVNRSPAKVQSALLEAMQEKQVTIGDTTYKLDRPFLVLATQNPVDQEGTYPLPEAQVDRFMMKVHIDYPSKADEMEVMRRMANMSFSSEVNAILSKEEIFDIRNQINAVKMAEPLEHYIIELVFATRFPDQYGLKEEAKYIQFGVSPRASINLNLASKAVAFMDGRDYVLPEDIKEIAEDVLNHRIILNYEAEADGINTRDLVRILMEKVPINKSVTLK is encoded by the coding sequence ATGCACCAGGAAAAAATAGCAGACGTAATTCAGGAAGTTAAGAAAATAGTAGTAGGTCAAGAAAGAATGGTCAACAGGCTTTTGATCGGACTTTTTACCAACGGTCACATTCTACTGGAAGGTGTGCCGGGCTTGGCGAAAACCCTGACAGTAAATACCCTGGCCAAAGTGCTTCACCTTGATTTCAATAGAATTCAGTTTACACCGGATCTACTCCCGGCAGATTTGATCGGTACGATGATCTACAATCAGCAGGCGGCGAATTTTGAAGTGAAGAAAGGACCGATCTTCTCCAATGTGATATTGGCAGATGAGGTTAACCGCTCACCGGCGAAGGTTCAATCAGCGCTTCTGGAGGCAATGCAGGAAAAGCAGGTGACCATCGGTGATACTACCTACAAGCTTGACAGACCTTTTTTGGTACTTGCCACCCAAAATCCGGTGGATCAAGAAGGCACCTATCCACTTCCGGAGGCGCAAGTGGATAGATTTATGATGAAAGTCCATATCGACTATCCAAGTAAAGCTGACGAAATGGAAGTGATGCGTAGGATGGCAAACATGTCATTTAGCTCGGAAGTCAATGCGATACTTTCCAAAGAGGAGATTTTTGATATTCGCAATCAGATCAATGCCGTGAAGATGGCTGAACCCTTGGAGCATTATATTATAGAGTTGGTGTTTGCGACAAGATTTCCTGACCAATATGGGCTTAAAGAAGAAGCTAAATACATTCAGTTTGGTGTTTCTCCACGTGCGAGTATCAATTTGAATTTGGCTTCCAAGGCAGTTGCTTTCATGGATGGACGGGATTATGTATTGCCCGAAGACATCAAAGAAATAGCAGAAGATGTACTGAACCACAGGATTATTCTCAATTATGAGGCTGAGGCAGACGGTATTAATACTCGGGATTTGGTGAGAATCCTAATGGAGAAAGTTCCGATTAACAAATCCGTAACATTGAAATAA